The Streptomyces rimosus genomic interval TCGTCCACGTACAGGATGCCGCGGTGCGCGTCCGCCAGCAGGCCCGGCTCGAACGCCTTCACGCCCTCCGACAGGGCCCGTTCGATGTCCAGCGCGCCGACGAGGCGGTCCTCGGACGCGCCGACCGGCAGCTCCACCATGCGGGCCGGGCGCTCCTCGGAGCCGCCCGCCTCGTGGGGGCCGTCCGGGCACGCGGGGTCCGGCGCGGTGGGGTCGCAGGAGAACCGGCAGCCGGTGACCACCGGGACGTCCGGCATCAGCGCCGTCAGGCCACGCACGATCGTGGACTTCGCGGTGCCCTTCTCGCCGCGGACCAGCACCCCGCCGATGGCCGGCGAGATGGCGTTGAGCAGCAGGCTCAGCCGCATGTCGGACATGCCGACGACCGCGGTGAACGGGTAAGGGACCGATGCCATTAAGGAGTACCCCCTTCGAGGGACGTGCGATGTGCGGGCGGTGCGGGAGCGGCCGGGGCGGGGGACGGCGGCGGTATCGGCGGCGCCCCCGGCGGTACGAACGGCAGCCCGGCCGGGACCCCGTCCTCGATGAGCCGCAGCAGCGCGTCCGTGTCCGCGTGCTCCTCGATCAGGTCGCCCAGCTTGTCGAGCTGCTCCTCGCGCAGCGCGGCGAAGCTGGTGTCCGGCGCCGGGACGAACGCGCGGCCCGCGTCGGCGGCCACCCGCCGCAGGAACGCCCGCCGGAAACCGTCGCTCTCCAGGGAGCCGTGCCAGTGGGTGCCCCAGACGGCCCCGGACCGGCAGCCTTCCAGGAACGGCTCCCCGCCGTCGACCTCCGCCACGCCGTGGTGGATCTCGTACCCCTCGACCGGCTCGCCCAGCGCCTCGCCGGTCGGCCGGGCCAGCGTCTTCTGAGCCGCGAACCGTACGCGTACGGGCAGCAGCCCCAGCCCGTCCACGGTCCCGGCCTTCGACTCGACCTCGTCCTCGATGCGCTCGCCCAGCATCTGGAAGCCGCCGCAGATGCCGAGCACCGGGCGGCCCTCCGCGGCCCGTCGCCGCACCGCGTCCGCGATGCCGCGCTCGCGCAGCCACTGGAGGGCGCGCACGGTGCCGCGGGTGCCGGGCAGCACCACCAGGTCGGCGTCGGCCAGCTCCTCGGGGCGGTCCACGAAGCGCACCACGACGCCCGGTTCGGCGGCCAGCGCGTCCACGTCGGTGAAGTTCGACATCAGCGGTACGGCGGCCACGGCGACGCGCAGCACGTCCGCGCCGTGCGGCGGCGCGACGACGCTCTCGCGGACCGCGCCGCGCAGCGACACCCTCAGGCCGTCCTCCTCGTCGATGCCGAGGCCGTGCGCGAACGGCAGCACCCCGAGAGTGG includes:
- a CDS encoding cobyric acid synthase; translated protein: MGGGLLVAGTTSDAGKSVVTAGICRWLARKGVKVAPFKAQNMSLNSFVTREGAEIGRAQAMQAAAARVEPSALMNPVLLKPGSDRSSQVVLMGKPVGELSARGYHAGRQERLLGTVTDCLQELRRTHDAVICEGAGSPAEINLRRTDIVNMGIARAARIPVVVVGDIDRGGVFASFFGTTALLSREDQALVAGYLVNKFRGDVTLLEPGLEMLRGLSGRPTLGVLPFAHGLGIDEEDGLRVSLRGAVRESVVAPPHGADVLRVAVAAVPLMSNFTDVDALAAEPGVVVRFVDRPEELADADLVVLPGTRGTVRALQWLRERGIADAVRRRAAEGRPVLGICGGFQMLGERIEDEVESKAGTVDGLGLLPVRVRFAAQKTLARPTGEALGEPVEGYEIHHGVAEVDGGEPFLEGCRSGAVWGTHWHGSLESDGFRRAFLRRVAADAGRAFVPAPDTSFAALREEQLDKLGDLIEEHADTDALLRLIEDGVPAGLPFVPPGAPPIPPPSPAPAAPAPPAHRTSLEGGTP